The following are encoded together in the Tripterygium wilfordii isolate XIE 37 chromosome 3, ASM1340144v1, whole genome shotgun sequence genome:
- the LOC119985670 gene encoding phosphoenolpyruvate carboxykinase (ATP) 1-like: protein MAMKGSAARNGLSKIQTHNDSSNKDGICHDDSSPTVKAQTIDELHSLQKKRSTPNTPIKGNQGTAFGTISEEERQKQQLQSISASLASIKRETGPKVVRGDPATRTTQVPKVSPVEYHVPTIVVTDSSLKFTHVLYNLSPAELYEQAIKYEKGSFIASSGALATLSGAKTGRAPRDKRVVKDEQTEKELWWGKGSPNIEMDEHTFLVNRERAVDYLNSLDKVFVNDQFLNWEPENRIKVRIVSARAYHSLFMHNMCIRPTPEELENFGDPDFTIYNAGQFPCNRYTHYMTSSTSIDLNLARREMVILGTQYAGEMKKGLFGVMHYLMPKRQILSLHSGCNMGKDGDVALFFGLSGTGKTTLSTDHNRYLIGDDEHCWSDNGVSNIEGGCYAKCIDLSREKEPDIWNAIKFGTVLENVVFDEHTREVDYIDRSVTENTRAAYPIEYIPNAKIPCVGPHPKNVILLACDAFGVLPPVSKLSLAQTMYHFISGYTALVAGTEDGIKEPQATFSACFGAAFIMMHPTKYAAMLAEKMQKHGATGWLVNTGWSSGSYGRGSRIKLAYTRKIIDAIHSGSLLNAEYHKTGVFGLEIPTEVEGVPSEILDPINTWSDKQAHKDTLLKLAGLFRNNFETFTNYKIGEDNKLTEEIVAAGPIF from the exons ATGGCGATGAAAGGATCGGCAGCGAGGAATGGGCTTTCGAAGATCCAAACGCACAACGACAGCAGCAACAAGGACGGGATCTGTCACGACGATAGCTCTCCAACGGTGAAGGCTCAGACCATTGACGAGCTCCACTCGCTTCAGAAGAAGAGATCCACGCCCAACACTCCTATTAAAGGGAACCAGGGTACCGCCTTCGGTACCATCTCTGAAGAGGAGCGCCAGAAACAGCAGCTTCAGTCCATCAG TGCATCGTTAGCGTCGATAAAGAGGGAGACTGGACCAAAGGTGGTGAGAGGTGACCCGGCTACTAGAACCACCCAGGTCCCAAAGGTTTCACCCGTGGAGTACCATGTACCCACCATAGTCGTCACTGACAGCTCTCTGAAGTTCACTCATGTTCTCTATAACCTATCTCCAGCTG AGCTCTATGAGCAGGCCATTAAGTACGAGAAAGGGTCTTTCATAGCTTCAAGTGGTGCCTTAGCGACCCTTTCTGGGGCTAAGACTGGTCGGGCTCCAAGAGATAAGCGTGTTGTCAAGGATGAGCAGACTGAGAAGGAGCTTTGGTGGGGAAA GGGATCTCCCAACATTGAAATGGACGAGCATACGTTCTTGGTGAACAGGGAAAGAGCTGTTGATTACTTGAATTCCTTGGACAAG GTCTTTGTGAACGATCAATTCCTAAATTGGGAACCAGAGAACAGAATCAAAGTTCGGATTGTCTCTGCAAGAGCTTACCATTCATTGTTCATGCATAACAT GTGTATCCGACCCACTCCTGAAGAGCTGGAGAACTTTGGTGATCCGGACTTCACTATTTACAATGCTGGACAGTTCCCGTGTAATCGATATACTCATTATATGACATCCTCTACTAGCATAGATCTTAATCTTGCTAGGAGGGAAATGGTCATCCTCGGTACTCAGTATGCCGGGGAAATGAAGAAGGGTCTATTCGGTGTCATGCATTATCTCATGCCTAAGCGTCAAATTCTATCCCTTCATTCTGGCTGCAATATGGGAAAAGATGGAGATGTTGCCCTCTTCTTTGGTTTGTCAG GTACTGGCAAGACAACTCTGTCTACTGATCACAATAGATACCTAATCGGAGATGACGAACACTGCTGGAGTGATAATGGTGTCTCAAATATCGAAGGGGGATGCTATGCCAAATGTATTGATCTCTCGAGGGAAAAAGAGCCCGACATCTGGAACGCTATCAAGTTTGGAACTG TGCTGGAGAATGTGGTGTTCGATGAGCATACCCGAGAAGTTGATTACATTGATAGATCTGTCACAG AGAATACTCGAGCAGCCTATCCCATTGAGTACATTCCGAATGCAAAGATACCCTGTGTCGGTCCCCACCCGAAGAATGTGATTCTTTTGGCGTGCGATGCATTCGGTGTCCTCCCTCCAGTCAGCAAGCTGAGCCTTGCACAAACCATGTACCACTTCATCAGTGGGTACACAGCTCTG GTGGCTGGCACAGAAGATGGCATAAAAGAGCCACAGGCAACATTCTCAGCTTGCTTTGGTGCGGCATTTATAATGATGCATCCTACCAAGTATGCTGCAATGCTGGCAGAGAAAATGCAGAAACATGGTGCGACAGGATGGCTCGTCAACACTGGATGGTCAAGCGGAAG TTATGGTCGTGGGAGCCGTATCAAGTTAGCTTACACTAGGAAAATCATTGATGCCATTCACTCTGGAAGCCTCCTGAATGCTGAGTACCACAAAACAGGAGTGTTTGGGCTTGAGATCCCCACTGAGGTTGAGGGGGTGCCTTCTGAAATCCTTGATCCCATCAACACT TGGTCAGACAAGCAAGCTCACAAGGATACTCTGTTGAAACTGGCTGGGTTGTTCCGGAACAACTTTGAAACTTTCACCAACTACAAGATTGGTGAGGACAACAAGCTCACTGAGGAGATTGTCGCAGCTGGTCCGATATTCTGA
- the LOC119985687 gene encoding tRNA-dihydrouridine(20) synthase [NAD(P)+]-like isoform X2 has product MEYENKLVLAPMGTLPFRLLAADYGADITYGEEIIDHKLLKCERQINECINTTDFVEKGTGNVIFRTCHLERNQVVFQMGTSDAVRALTAAQMVCKDVAALDINMGCPKSFSVSGGMGAALLSKPELIHDILTTLKRNLDLPVTCKIRLLKLSQDTVELARRIEKTGVSAIAVHGRKVADRPRDPAKWSEIADIVAALSIPVIANGDVFEFEDFQRIKFATGASSIMVARGALWNASIFSSGNKVHWEDVKREYVRKSILWDNDIKSTKHTLKEMIMHYSSLGLPEGKAVIKSETLTDIARLYGEERYYQLVNGRR; this is encoded by the exons ATGGAATACGAGAACAAGCTCGTTCTTGCTCCTATG GGCACACTGCCGTTCCGGTTGCTAGCTGCTGATTACGGCGCAGACATCACATACGGAGAGGAGATTATCGACCACAAACTTCTCAAATGTGAACGCCAGATAAACG AATGCATCAATACCACTGACTTTGTGGAGAAAGGGACAGGGAATGTCATTTTCAGAACCTGCCATCTTGAAAGAAATCAAGTAGTATTTCAAATGGGCACTTCTGATGCTGTGAGGGCTCTAACTGCTGCTCAGATGGT GTGTAAAGATGTTGCAGCATTGGATATCAATATGGGTTGCCCCAAGTCATTTTCTGTAAGTGGAGGCATGGGAGCTGCATTGTTGAGTAAGCCAGAGCTCATCCATGAT ATTTTGACGACATTGAAGAGGAACTTGGACTTGCCAGTGACGTGTAAAATTCGTCTATTAAAATTGTCTCAGGATACAGTGGAACTGGCTAGGCGAATAGAAAAGACAGGTGTTTCTGCTATTGCAGTCCATGGAAG AAAAGTCGCAGATAGACCGAGGGATCCTGCTAAATGGAGTGAGATTGCTGACATCGTAGCTGCATTATCTATTCCAGTTATTGCGAATGGTGATGTCTTTGAGTTTGAAGATTTTCAACGAATTAAATTTGCAACAG GTGCCTCGTCAATTATGGTTGCAAGGGGGGCCCTTTGGAATGCTTCGATTTTCTCTTCTGGGAACAAAGTACACTGGGAAGATGTAAAAAGAGAGTATGTGAGGAAG AGCATCTTATGGGATAATGATATCAAAAGTACAAAGCACACGCTGAAGGAAATGATAATGCATTATTCTTCCCTTGGACTCCCAGAGGGCAAGGCTGTTATTAAATCGGAAACTTTAACAGATATAGC GCGGCTTTATGGGGAGGAAAGGTACTATCAGCTGGTCAATGGAAGGAGATGA
- the LOC119985674 gene encoding protein RMD5 homolog, with protein sequence MDMNPIKDVFDRVTKKQKLSISKNQEVIDQIIQEIEREIGAIQSDSPLDPKSVLAELKTKLQEIAPLSQLEGPQKKLNIALSKYPKQIEKSFSPDISKAYRNVEFDTHIVNEIIASHFYRQGLFEIGDCFINETGEPESANATRCLFSEMYQILEAMKTKNLEPALKWAATNSDKLQENKSDLQLKLHHLQFVEILQKQSRSEALLYLRTHITPFATNHMAEIQKLMACLLWVGKLDNCPYPGLLSSGNWNTVAEELTWQFCNLLGQPSDCPLSVTIAAGVQGLPPLLKFMTVMSGKKQEWQTMKQLPVPVELDREFQFHSIFVCPVSKEQSTDDNPPMLMPCSHVLCKQSINKMSKNGTKTFKCPYCPSDIDAAQCRPMFF encoded by the coding sequence ATGGATATGAATCCCATTAAGGATGTTTTTGATCGTGTCACAAAGAAGCAAAAGCTGTCCATTTCTAAAAACCAAGAAGTGATTGACCAGATCATCCAAGAAATTGAAAGGGAAATAGGAGCAATACAGTCAGACTCTCCACTTGATCCTAAATCTGTCCTTGCTGAGCTTAAGACAAAGTTACAAGAAATTGCCCCACTCAGTCAACTGGAAGGCCCACAGAAGAAACTGAACATAGCACTCAGCAAGTATCCAAAGCAGATTGAGAAATCCTTCAGCCCAGATATATCAAAGGCATATAGAAATGTTGAATTTGACACCCACATCGTTAATGAAATTATTGCCAGCCATTTCTACAGGCAGGGGTTATTTGAGATTGGTGACTGCTTTATAAATGAGACTGGAGAACCAGAAAGTGCTAATGCTACGAGATGCCTTTTCTCAGAAATGTATCAGATACTTGAAGCCATGAAGACTAAGAACCTTGAGCCTGCACTAAAGTGGGCTGCCACCAACTCGGATAAGCTGCAAGAAAACAAGTCAGACCTTCAGCTAAAACTCCACCACTTGCAGTTCGTAGAAATACTACAAAAGCAAAGCAGAAGCGAAGCTCTTCTCTATCTCAGAACTCACATAACTCCTTTTGCTACCAATCATATGGCCGAAATCCAGAAGCTAATGGCTTGTCTTCTGTGGGTTGGTAAGCTCGATAACTGCCCATATCCCGGGTTACTGTCATCAGGCAATTGGAACACGGTGGCTGAGGAGCTAACCTGGCAGTTCTGCAATCTTTTGGGGCAGCCTTCTGACTGCCCATTGAGTGTAACAATAGCGGCTGGGGTTCAAGGGTTGCCACCTCTTCTGAAGTTTATGACTGTCATGTCGGGCAAAAAACAGGAATGGCAGACAATGAAGCAGCTTCCAGTTCCGGTGGAGCTGGATCGGGAGTTCCAGTTCCATTCCATCTTTGTATGCCCAGTATCTAAGGAACAATCGACTGATGACAACCCACCAATGTTGATGCCTTGTAGCCATGTGCTATGCAAGCAATCAATCAATAAGATGTCAAAGAATGGCACCAAAACTTTTAAGTGTCCTTACTGTCCATCCGATATTGATGCGGCACAATGTAGGCCGATGTTTTTCTGA
- the LOC119985687 gene encoding tRNA-dihydrouridine(20) synthase [NAD(P)+]-like isoform X1, with protein MEYENKLVLAPMVRVGTLPFRLLAADYGADITYGEEIIDHKLLKCERQINECINTTDFVEKGTGNVIFRTCHLERNQVVFQMGTSDAVRALTAAQMVCKDVAALDINMGCPKSFSVSGGMGAALLSKPELIHDILTTLKRNLDLPVTCKIRLLKLSQDTVELARRIEKTGVSAIAVHGRKVADRPRDPAKWSEIADIVAALSIPVIANGDVFEFEDFQRIKFATGASSIMVARGALWNASIFSSGNKVHWEDVKREYVRKSILWDNDIKSTKHTLKEMIMHYSSLGLPEGKAVIKSETLTDIARLYGEERYYQLVNGRR; from the exons ATGGAATACGAGAACAAGCTCGTTCTTGCTCCTATGGTGCGAGTT GGCACACTGCCGTTCCGGTTGCTAGCTGCTGATTACGGCGCAGACATCACATACGGAGAGGAGATTATCGACCACAAACTTCTCAAATGTGAACGCCAGATAAACG AATGCATCAATACCACTGACTTTGTGGAGAAAGGGACAGGGAATGTCATTTTCAGAACCTGCCATCTTGAAAGAAATCAAGTAGTATTTCAAATGGGCACTTCTGATGCTGTGAGGGCTCTAACTGCTGCTCAGATGGT GTGTAAAGATGTTGCAGCATTGGATATCAATATGGGTTGCCCCAAGTCATTTTCTGTAAGTGGAGGCATGGGAGCTGCATTGTTGAGTAAGCCAGAGCTCATCCATGAT ATTTTGACGACATTGAAGAGGAACTTGGACTTGCCAGTGACGTGTAAAATTCGTCTATTAAAATTGTCTCAGGATACAGTGGAACTGGCTAGGCGAATAGAAAAGACAGGTGTTTCTGCTATTGCAGTCCATGGAAG AAAAGTCGCAGATAGACCGAGGGATCCTGCTAAATGGAGTGAGATTGCTGACATCGTAGCTGCATTATCTATTCCAGTTATTGCGAATGGTGATGTCTTTGAGTTTGAAGATTTTCAACGAATTAAATTTGCAACAG GTGCCTCGTCAATTATGGTTGCAAGGGGGGCCCTTTGGAATGCTTCGATTTTCTCTTCTGGGAACAAAGTACACTGGGAAGATGTAAAAAGAGAGTATGTGAGGAAG AGCATCTTATGGGATAATGATATCAAAAGTACAAAGCACACGCTGAAGGAAATGATAATGCATTATTCTTCCCTTGGACTCCCAGAGGGCAAGGCTGTTATTAAATCGGAAACTTTAACAGATATAGC GCGGCTTTATGGGGAGGAAAGGTACTATCAGCTGGTCAATGGAAGGAGATGA
- the LOC119985701 gene encoding uncharacterized protein LOC119985701 isoform X1 — MGSEEVREKIFQIFKDFMASVTKLEELGTFGSRLLSDSRQVLELLRRPPINRTSKLIHNIIKANETKRVKSYIAAGCINNHDLVQNMSKLHTCLLGLQDHLSKAKSTLNELESLMEDVADVMKTANGCLSLPLGEYSCDEFDQKATTGQEEDESPPLQRVELTDYATLMAIIYSMVKQDHVMQERIATSLSLKTSSGELESYCLMWSLQPFIDDEIMHRAWKLIP; from the exons ATGGGTAGTGAAGAAGTTCGAGAGAAAATTTTCCAGATTTTTAAAGATTTCATGGCAAG TgtcacaaaacttgaagaatTGGGGACTTTTGGAAGCAGACTACTTAGTGACTCTCGGCAAGTTCTTG AACTACTTCGACGGCCTCCAATAAACAGGACATCTAAGTTAATTCATAATATCATCAAAGCAAATGAAACAAAGCGGGTTAAATCATATATTGCGGCTGGCTGTATCAACAACCATGACCTGGTACAGAACATGAGCAAGT TACATACATGCCTACTTGGACTACAAGACCATTTAAGTAAAG CTAAAAGCACGCTAAATGAACTCGAATCTCTCATGGAGGATGTAGCTGATGTTATGAAAACTGCAAATGGGTGCTTATCACTTCCTCTTGGTGAATATTCTTGCGATGAATTCGATCAAAAAGCAACTACTGGCCAG GAGGAAGACGAATCACCACCTCTTCAACGAGTTGAATTGACAGATTATGCTACCCTTATGGCAATAATTTACAGTATGGTGAAGCAAGACCATGTGATGCAG GAAAGAATTGCTACATCTTTGAGTCTGAAGACATCATCAGGAGAATTGGAGAGTTACTGCCTGATGTGGTCTCTGCAGCCTTTCATTGATGATGAGATTATGCATCGGGCTTGGAAGCTCATTCCTTAG
- the LOC119985701 gene encoding uncharacterized protein LOC119985701 isoform X2, producing the protein MGSEEVREKIFQIFKDFMASVTKLEELGTFGSRLLSDSRQVLELLRRPPINRTSKLIHNIIKANETKRVKSYIAAGCINNHDLVQNMSKSKSTLNELESLMEDVADVMKTANGCLSLPLGEYSCDEFDQKATTGQEEDESPPLQRVELTDYATLMAIIYSMVKQDHVMQERIATSLSLKTSSGELESYCLMWSLQPFIDDEIMHRAWKLIP; encoded by the exons ATGGGTAGTGAAGAAGTTCGAGAGAAAATTTTCCAGATTTTTAAAGATTTCATGGCAAG TgtcacaaaacttgaagaatTGGGGACTTTTGGAAGCAGACTACTTAGTGACTCTCGGCAAGTTCTTG AACTACTTCGACGGCCTCCAATAAACAGGACATCTAAGTTAATTCATAATATCATCAAAGCAAATGAAACAAAGCGGGTTAAATCATATATTGCGGCTGGCTGTATCAACAACCATGACCTGGTACAGAACATGAGCAAGT CTAAAAGCACGCTAAATGAACTCGAATCTCTCATGGAGGATGTAGCTGATGTTATGAAAACTGCAAATGGGTGCTTATCACTTCCTCTTGGTGAATATTCTTGCGATGAATTCGATCAAAAAGCAACTACTGGCCAG GAGGAAGACGAATCACCACCTCTTCAACGAGTTGAATTGACAGATTATGCTACCCTTATGGCAATAATTTACAGTATGGTGAAGCAAGACCATGTGATGCAG GAAAGAATTGCTACATCTTTGAGTCTGAAGACATCATCAGGAGAATTGGAGAGTTACTGCCTGATGTGGTCTCTGCAGCCTTTCATTGATGATGAGATTATGCATCGGGCTTGGAAGCTCATTCCTTAG
- the LOC119993576 gene encoding probable E3 ubiquitin-protein ligase EDA40, protein MVTGWRRVFCTSIPNDRDKQQPQQQQQQCNKSPRFTSKFGFFSNPSTPRFQSQPVSRPTLRCRTTATAASTTTSTPTSSLPNSPKLQCKTESTNGKKTKSPRLFYSSNPSSPKSPSSFSLLKPSFRNRCGVCLQSVKTGQGMAIFTAECSHTFHFPCISSHVTSQQLLVCPVCSSHWQELPLLALHGKVHKTEPKQELRELVKTKNLRVYDDDEPLRSPSPGYLINPIPESNENDDGEENAEFQGFYVNPTQLASPKKISNHEIGRNIELSLLQESAVLATDKSSQTYVVVLKVKAPPCPEACGTRRPPTDLVTLLDVSGSTIGEKLQMMKRAMKLVISSLASTDRLSIIAFSANSKRLLPLRRMTADGRRSARRIVEAMSSTGQGGMSVNDALRKAAKVLEDRRERNSVASIMILSNGQEDRSHTKSVPYSRSSSLVVSSTRFGPLEIPVHAVCFGDGGEYGHPPPQDPLSKCISGLLNVVVQDLRLRLGFVSDSTPAKMAAVYSIAGRPASLKPGSVRLGDLYAEEDRELLIELKVPASSAGPHYFLSVRSSFVDPSSQEQICPKEQVLLVPRPQTARSSSPSIQRLRNLHLTTRAIAEARRLIEHNDLSGASHLLSSARALLMKSSDSSASFYVRGLEAELVELQRRRQQPPPQQQQRHRGSGQMEEKSEPLTPTSAWRAAERLAKVAIMRKHMNRVSDLHGFENARF, encoded by the coding sequence ATGGTGACTGGGTGGAGAAGGGTGTTCTGCACATCCATACCAAATGACAGAGACAAGCAACAaccacaacaacaacagcaacaatGCAACAAGAGCCCTAGATTCACTTCAAAGTTCGGTTTTTTCTCCAACCCATCAACCCCTCGATTTCAGTCGCAACCGGTCTCTAGACCCACCCTCCGCTGCCGCACCACCGCCACAGCCGCCAGCACCACCACTTCAACACCCACATCTTCGTTACCCAATAGCCCAAAACTCCAGTGTAAAACAGAAAGTACTAATGGTAAGAAAACAAAGAGCCCCAGATTGTTCTATTCCTCCAATCCATCGTCTCCCAAATCACCCTCCAGTTTCTCCCTCCTTAAACCCAGTTTCCGTAACAGGTGTGGAGTCTGCTTGCAGAGCGTCAAGACAGGCCAAGGAATGGCCATTTTCACGGCCGAATGCTCCCATACATTTCACTTCCCCTGCATCTCTTCACACGTGACGAGTCAGCAGCTCCTCGTATGCCCTGTTTGCAGCAGCCACTGGCAGGAACTGCCTTTGCTCGCTCTTCATGGCAAAGTCCATAAAACCGAGCCCAAACAAGAGCTAAGAGAACTCGTCAAAACCAAGAATCTGAGAGTCTACGACGACGATGAGCCTCTACGTTCTCCATCTCCTGGATATTTAATCAATCCAATCCCGGAATCGAACGAAAACGATGACGGAGAAGAAAACGCTGAGTTTCAAGGATTCTATGTGAATCCTACACAGTTGGCATCTCCGAAGAAAATCAGTAATCACGAAATCGGGAGAAACATTGAGCTTAGCCTATTGCAGGAGTCGGCAGTTTTGGCGACTGACAAGAGTTCCCAAACTTATGTGGTGGTGTTGAAGGTTAAAGCACCACCGTGTCCAGAGGCGTGTGGGACACGTCGGCCGCCAACAGATTTGGTGACCCTGCTTGATGTGAGTGGGAGCACAATCGGCGAGAAGTTGCAGATGATGAAACGCGCTATGAAACTAGTGATATCCTCTCTCGCTTCGACGGATCGTCTATCGATCATCGCGTTCTCGGCAAACTCGAAGCGGCTGCTGCCGCTTCGGAGAATGACTGCGGACGGACGGCGATCGGCCCGTCGTATTGTGGAAGCGATGTCGAGCACTGGTCAAGGAGGGATGAGTGTGAATGACGCGCTGAGGAAGGCAGCGAAGGTGCTCGAAGATCGGCGAGAGAGGAATTCCGTTGCTAGCATCATGATTTTATCCAACGGTCAAGAAGATCGGTCCCACACTAAATCAGTTCCTTATAGCCGTTCATCTTCATTGGTAGTGTCGTCCACGCGCTTTGGTCCCTTGGAGATCCCCGTGCACGCAGTTTGTTTTGGAGATGGTGGAGAGTACGGTCACCCGCCACCGCAGGATCCATTGTCGAAATGTATCAGTGGACTATTAAATGTGGTGGTTCAAGATCTCAGGCTTCGATTAGGCTTCGTGTCCGATTCAACGCCGGCCAAGATGGCAGCTGTTTACTCAATAGCGGGGCGACCCGCATCTCTTAAACCCGGTTCGGTACGGCTCGGGGATCTCTACGCCGAGGAAGACAGGGAATTGCTCATCGAGCTAAAGGTCCCAGCATCGTCAGCTGGGCCCCACTATTTTCTATCCGTTCGATCATCATTTGTGGACCCATCATCACAAGAGCAGATATGTCCAAAAGAGCAAGTGCTGTTGGTACCTCGTCCCCAAACCGCACGATCTTCGTCTCCAAGCATCCAACGGTTAAGGAACCTCCACCTCACCACACGAGCAATAGCCGAGGCCCGGCGATTGATTGAACACAACGATTTATCTGGAGCTTCTCACTTGCTATCCTCCGCTCGAGCCTTGCTGATGAAGTCGAGCGACAGCTCAGCTTCATTTTACGTACGTGGCTTGGAAGCCGAGCTAGTAGAGCTACAAAGGCGCAGGCAGCAGCCGCCGCCGCAACAGCAGCAGAGGCATAGAGGGAGTGGACAAATGGAGGAGAAGTCGGAGCCCCTAACGCCGACATCAGCGTGGAGAGCCGCCGAGAGATTGGCTAAAGTGGCGATCATGAGGAAGCACATGAACAGAGTCAGCGATTTGCACGGTTTTGAAAATGCccgattttaa